TTAAAAAAACTGCGATATAAAGGCCGCCGTACATACAAAATATTCGTCGCTCCTACTCTCCTTTAAAAATGATATTGCTTCGGTATCAGtgtatattttgtatatttgcAAACTACGCAGAGAGCCGCAGACCATTAGGTGGATAGTATAAGATAAAAATGATAAGAAATATGCGTTAAAATCAAAAGCgtcaaaaagtattaaaaatgcATGCAATATAAAAGTAATATGAATTGTCTTACATACTACGCGCGATCATACACACCGCACAAGTCGCAGCTAAAAGAAGTGAATATAAAAAGACTTACATAATAGTAGTATATAAAGGTGGTCATGCACTATTACtacaaaagagaaaaaagaaaagtgtGCTTTCAGCTCGCTTCATTTCGTGAGCTCGAAGCAGGACTGGCAGCAGCACTGGGAGCAGCACTGGAAGCAAGACTGGGAGCAGCACTGGGAGCAGTACAGGGAGAAACACTGGGAGAAACACTGGGAGAAACGCTGGGAGCAGCACTGGGAGCAGCACAGGGTGAAACACAGGCAGAAACACTGGGAGCAGCACTGGAAGCAAGACTGGGAGCAGCACTGGGAGAAACACTGGGAGAAACGCTGGGAGCAGCACTGGGAGCAGAACTGGGAGCAGCACAGGGAGAAACACTGGGAGTAACACTGCGTGCAGTACTGGAAGCAAGACTGGGAGTAGTACTGGGATCAGCACAGGGAGTAACACTTGGAGAAACACTGTGAGCAGCACTGGGAGCAAGACTGGGAGAGACACTGGGAGCATCACTGGGAGCAGCACTCGGAGCAAGACTGGGAGCAGCACTGGGAGCAAGACTGGGAGCAGCACTGGGAGCAGCACTGGGAGCAGTACAGGAAGAAACAGCGCGATTAGCACTGGAAGCAACACTGGTGGGAGCCCAGGTAACAGCACCGGCAGACGTAATGAATGATTGATTGTCCTCGTCAGCCCTGGCGGACTGGCCCATACCGGTGAGAGGGATGCCTACAGCGCTGGTGTTCAAAGCGTGGCTCCTGTCCGGGACGAAACGCCTGATGATAGGCACGCACTTGAGCATATTGAAAATGCCCTGTCGAAATGGTGTGCTCATCCAGCAGTAGATGAAAGGGTTGTAGCAGGCGTGAGACATCGCCAGCCAGTGCAGCATCGCCCAGATGTACGGGAGCCCGTACCACCGATTTATGTCCTCGTTGATATCCATTACCAGCTGCCGCAGAAAGAAGCGCCGATGAGAGATTTTGTTCGggaaaatgatttttcaaatttatacaACAACGGCGCGTGGCGTTAACGCCGACAGATTGCTCTCGCGCGGTTATCGAATTTCACGCATCGCGTATAGTCACGAATATCGATTGACCGGATATTGGATTCCATTAACGCATGGAAATAATGgaaaataagagagagagagagagagagaagcgttcGACGATGATCCGCAGATATACGCGCTGACCGGCAAGTCAtactcggctctctctctctctcgcgggcggTTGATTGTTCCGAGGAACAAATGATATAATAATGCCCTATTCCGGAAATAGAGTAATGTGTACAATACTTACGTTAAGTACGTTGAAGGGCAGCCAGCATATCGTGTATACGATGACCACGGCCATCAACATCTTGATCGTCTGGAAAAGGAGAAAACATAAGAGAATCAGCTCAGTCTCATCTCATTATCATCGTCACCTTCACTTTCGTGTAGTGCTGTTTTGACTGAAACacagttgaaaaaaaagagacaaaaaaaagaaaagaaaaaaaaacatcaaaataaatgaGTTTCAGTTTCAGTGTCCGCACATTGGGGTATATATACCAGCTgctcgagagcgagaagcGATTGAATCGCTCGCGTTGTAAATCCGAATCAACAAGTGTCCCCTaaatcagctatatatataccctataTACACAGCTCGTCGCGGCTATAGCGTGCCCGCGTGTGATGTACATTTATCCGCGTTAGCCTAAAATCCAATCGGCTAATCCGGCCCCGACTTTTAATCTTCGTATATAGTGTGGCACAggcttatgtatatatatacatatcggATAGCGAATAAGGAGCTGAGACCCCTTTATCAAGGCGATCCGGCCTATACG
The sequence above is drawn from the Nasonia vitripennis strain AsymCx chromosome 4, Nvit_psr_1.1, whole genome shotgun sequence genome and encodes:
- the LOC100679049 gene encoding RYamide receptor isoform X1, with amino-acid sequence MTSTQDEICSGGDINCSMTEEPAIVTGTADWRNLSVLENGSLIFDCDDFNGNIPFTSTLAQVILYILYGSMFVIALGGNSLVCAAVIRTRNNLRPNNLTNYFIVNLAIGDILINIFCVPTSVLSTLVFHYWLLPSQLCAIFNFFQAVAVLVSAYTLVVISMERYLAIMYLFRPRRGTKYAKISILIVWLLAMAISLPILVVSDVEQPDIRYEMCDFYTCTEKWSDKKQKYSYTIALLILQYLVPLLILLFSYISIAIVVWGKKAPGEAEDNRDQRMIRSKTKTIKMLMAVVIVYTICWLPFNVLNLVMDINEDINRWYGLPYIWAMLHWLAMSHACYNPFIYCWMSTPFRQGIFNMLKCVPIIRRFVPDRSHALNTSAVGIPLTGMGQSARADEDNQSFITSAGAVTWAPTSVASSANRAVSSCTAPSAAPSAAPSLAPSAAPSLAPSAAPSDAPSVSPSLAPSAAHSVSPSVTPCADPSTTPSLASSTARSVTPSVSPCAAPSSAPSAAPSVSPSVSPSAAPSLASSAAPSVSACVSPCAAPSAAPSVSPSVSPSVSPCTAPSAAPSLASSAAPSAAASPASSSRNEAS
- the LOC100679049 gene encoding RYamide receptor isoform X2, which encodes MTEEPAIVTGTADWRNLSVLENGSLIFDCDDFNGNIPFTSTLAQVILYILYGSMFVIALGGNSLVCAAVIRTRNNLRPNNLTNYFIVNLAIGDILINIFCVPTSVLSTLVFHYWLLPSQLCAIFNFFQAVAVLVSAYTLVVISMERYLAIMYLFRPRRGTKYAKISILIVWLLAMAISLPILVVSDVEQPDIRYEMCDFYTCTEKWSDKKQKYSYTIALLILQYLVPLLILLFSYISIAIVVWGKKAPGEAEDNRDQRMIRSKTKTIKMLMAVVIVYTICWLPFNVLNLVMDINEDINRWYGLPYIWAMLHWLAMSHACYNPFIYCWMSTPFRQGIFNMLKCVPIIRRFVPDRSHALNTSAVGIPLTGMGQSARADEDNQSFITSAGAVTWAPTSVASSANRAVSSCTAPSAAPSAAPSLAPSAAPSLAPSAAPSDAPSVSPSLAPSAAHSVSPSVTPCADPSTTPSLASSTARSVTPSVSPCAAPSSAPSAAPSVSPSVSPSAAPSLASSAAPSVSACVSPCAAPSAAPSVSPSVSPSVSPCTAPSAAPSLASSAAPSAAASPASSSRNEAS